A section of the Triticum dicoccoides isolate Atlit2015 ecotype Zavitan chromosome 7A, WEW_v2.0, whole genome shotgun sequence genome encodes:
- the LOC119328064 gene encoding uncharacterized protein LOC119328064: protein MEGLDVDDVFHHYRLSPTEVDAVTYYLPRLLSGETLHGVDKLIHRANISGCEPKDLAARYAPVPQAVSSGDRFFFTTCKSKNGSKHQSVRGAGTGTWTIQKTTEICHAGVKVGEVKNLSFKKKGKSTGWVMEEYRCLLPEATVSDGVKVFCKMHLAQHAPDAARQESEAYKLQQPQPEAVTQSTHAQKRPATAAAAEPHPARPQKRMRGAVPVPAPATSSFTAAAPVFLPDESVPEADDDMARFCCTIDELLGSQAEENLPVGATNSIEQNFYLEPEGLFADAAEEIVPLEADELEFLRTFLDEEAEESTNDKSSIAQDVGTYKPPPPIIFHDPFEEAWKAEEALKKEKRCNAAANLHAGGHSNFFSPASVY from the coding sequence ATGGAGGGGCTCGACGTCGACGACGTCTTCCACCACTACCGGCTGAGCCCTACGGAAGTGGACGCCGTCACCTACTACCTACCACGCCTCCTCTCCGGCGAGACGCTGCACGGCGTCGACAAGCTCATCCACCGCGCCAACATCTCCGGCTGCGAGCCCAAGGATCTGGCCGCCCGGTACGCGCCCGTGCCGCAGGCCGTGAGCAGCGGCGACCGGTTCTTCTTCACCACGTGCAAGAGCAAGAACGGGAGCAAGCACCAGAGCGTGCGCGGCGCCGGCACCGGCACCTGGACCATCCAGAAGACCACGGAGATTTGCCACGCGGGAGTCAAGGTCGGCGAGGTCAAGAACCTGtccttcaagaagaagggcaagtccacCGGCTGGGTCATGGAGGAGTACCGGTGCCTGCTGCCGGAGGCCACCGTCAGCGACGGGGTGAAGGTCTTCTGCAAGATGCACTTGGCTCAGCATGCCCCTGACGCGGCCCGACAGGAATCGGAGGCGTACAAGCTTCAACAACCGCAACCGGAGGCCGTGACCCAGAGCACGCACGCGCAGAAGAGGCCAGCGACCGCTGCCGCCGCCGAGCCTCATCCGGCGCGCCCTCAGAAGAGGATGCGCGGTGCCGTCCCGGTCCCGGCACCTGCCACATCGTCGTTCACCGCTGCAGCACCGGTTTTCTTGCCGGATGAATCCGTACCTGAAGCTGACGACGACATGGCCCGGTTCTGTTGCACAATCGATGAGCTTCTCGGGTCACAAGCGGAGGAAAATCTCCCGGTCGGAGCTACTAACAGCATCGAACAGAACTTCTACTTGGAACCAGAGGGGCTTTTCGCTGATGCTGCAGAAGAAATCGTCCCGCTCGAAGCTGACGAGCTGGAGTTCCTTAGGACCTTCCTCGATGAAGAAGCAGAAGAGTCGACGAACGACAAGTCATCCATTGCCCAAGACGTGGGGACTTACAAGCCTCCGCCGCCGATCATCTTCCATGATCCATTTGAAGAAGCGTGGAAGGCCGAAGAGGCGCTCAAGAAGGAGAAGAGGTGCAATGCCGCGGCCAATCTTCACGCTGGAGGGCACAGCAACTTCTTCTCGCCTGCAAGTGTCTACTAA